A DNA window from Acinetobacter sp. 10FS3-1 contains the following coding sequences:
- a CDS encoding efflux RND transporter permease subunit produces MWFTRISVKYPVFTIMMMFCLMVLGLASWQRMGVEEFPDVDFPFVVVYTTYPGASPETVESEITKKLEDQINTISGLKQVISQSSEGLSMITAEFNLDIPSTTAAQDVRDKIASVTAEFRDEIQEPVVERYDPTANAIMSIVFKSDNMDLKALSSYLDQRIVPQLRTVPGVGTVNLLGDAQRQIRIQVEPEKLRAFGIGVDSVINTLKAENIEVPGGTLKSGNSELVIEINSKVLHPLAFGDLIVANKNGAPIFLKQIAQIEDSQAELETGAFLDGKAAVAIDILRSSDANVIEVVDQTYKTLESIKTQLPSGTSLEVVVDASKSIRGTISDVARTIIEGAVLAVLIVLLFLGSFRSTMITGLTLPIALLGTLTFIWAFGFTINMMTLLALSLSIGLLIDDAIVVRENIVRHADMGKDHVTAALEGTQEIGLAVLATTLTIVAVFLPVAFMGGIIGRFFYQFGVTVSTAVLISMFVSFTLDPMLSAHWAEKQKDPNKRPGAVKRFFMWISHHLDNLSQVYEKLLKLALRFRLLTLLIAFASLVGAFGLSKLIGTEFVPVPDKGEIRIKFETPVDASLEYSQAKLQQVDAIIRQHPDVRATYGVINGVTDRGKNHVSLRVSVTPRTEREKTLTDLNNEFRHRLQSVAGIMVTSVASADETVSGGQKPIMISIKGPELSELQKISDRFMQEMTKIEGIVDLESSLKAPKPTLSIQVNRVLASDLGLSVNQIANVVRPLIAGDDVTTWQDEQGETYDVNLRLTEDQRTLPGDLQNMYITSNKTDAAGQPILIPLSSVANFEEKLGASQINRRDLAREVLVEANTAGRPAGDIGSDIEKMQASFELPPGYSFDTQGSNADMAESAGYALTAITLSIVFIYIVLGSQFNSFIHPAAIMASLPLSLVGVFLALFLFNSTMNLFSIIGIIMLMGLVTKNAILLIDFIKKAMDRGEARYEAIIAAGKTRLRPILMTTSAMVMGMVPLALGLGEGGEQSAPMAHAVIGGVITSTLLTLVVVPVIFTYLDDVKNFMLRHMRKIMS; encoded by the coding sequence ATGTGGTTTACCCGAATCAGTGTGAAATATCCAGTCTTCACCATCATGATGATGTTCTGTTTGATGGTGCTGGGGCTGGCTTCCTGGCAACGGATGGGCGTAGAGGAGTTCCCGGATGTCGATTTTCCGTTTGTGGTGGTATATACCACTTATCCGGGTGCATCTCCTGAAACGGTTGAATCAGAAATTACCAAAAAACTTGAGGATCAGATCAATACCATTTCTGGTTTAAAACAGGTAATTTCCCAATCTAGTGAAGGCTTGTCGATGATCACGGCCGAATTCAATCTGGATATTCCCTCCACCACAGCCGCTCAGGATGTGCGGGACAAAATTGCGTCGGTAACAGCCGAATTTCGTGATGAAATTCAGGAACCGGTAGTCGAGCGCTATGACCCGACAGCGAATGCCATCATGTCGATTGTCTTCAAGTCAGACAATATGGACTTAAAAGCCCTCAGCTCTTACTTAGATCAGCGGATTGTGCCACAGCTGCGCACCGTTCCCGGCGTAGGCACTGTGAACCTGCTCGGTGATGCACAACGTCAAATCCGGATTCAGGTTGAACCTGAAAAACTGCGTGCTTTCGGGATTGGGGTAGACAGTGTGATAAATACCCTTAAAGCTGAGAATATTGAGGTGCCGGGTGGTACTTTAAAATCTGGCAATTCTGAACTGGTGATTGAGATCAACTCTAAAGTCCTGCATCCCCTGGCCTTTGGAGATTTAATTGTTGCTAACAAAAATGGCGCGCCCATCTTCCTAAAACAGATTGCACAAATTGAAGACAGTCAGGCTGAGCTTGAAACAGGGGCTTTTCTGGATGGCAAGGCTGCCGTCGCCATTGATATTTTGCGTAGCTCGGACGCCAATGTAATTGAGGTCGTGGATCAAACCTATAAGACGCTGGAAAGCATCAAAACTCAATTACCCTCGGGCACCAGTTTGGAAGTCGTGGTAGATGCTTCGAAAAGTATTCGTGGCACGATTAGCGATGTGGCGCGTACCATCATTGAAGGCGCTGTGCTTGCGGTATTGATTGTCCTGCTATTCTTAGGTTCATTCCGTTCGACCATGATTACCGGCCTGACCTTGCCGATTGCCCTGTTAGGTACTCTGACTTTTATCTGGGCCTTTGGCTTTACCATCAATATGATGACCTTATTGGCTCTCTCCCTCAGTATTGGTCTGCTGATTGATGATGCGATTGTGGTACGGGAAAATATTGTCCGACATGCCGATATGGGCAAAGATCATGTTACCGCAGCCCTGGAAGGTACCCAAGAAATCGGCCTTGCTGTTCTGGCTACGACATTGACCATTGTTGCAGTCTTTCTGCCTGTCGCCTTTATGGGCGGGATTATTGGACGTTTTTTCTATCAGTTTGGGGTGACAGTCAGCACCGCCGTTCTCATTTCCATGTTTGTCAGTTTTACGCTCGATCCGATGCTTTCTGCGCATTGGGCAGAAAAGCAAAAAGATCCGAACAAACGTCCTGGAGCAGTTAAACGCTTTTTCATGTGGATTTCACATCACCTGGACAATTTAAGCCAGGTCTATGAAAAACTGCTCAAGCTGGCTCTGCGCTTCAGGCTGCTTACGCTCCTGATTGCGTTCGCTTCTCTGGTCGGTGCATTCGGACTGTCCAAACTGATCGGCACTGAATTTGTACCCGTCCCCGACAAAGGTGAAATCCGCATCAAATTTGAAACTCCGGTCGACGCCTCTCTTGAATATTCACAAGCCAAGCTGCAACAAGTAGATGCTATTATTCGTCAGCATCCGGATGTGCGTGCGACCTATGGCGTGATTAACGGTGTCACCGACCGCGGTAAAAACCATGTCAGTCTGCGTGTAAGCGTTACCCCACGCACTGAACGCGAAAAAACACTGACTGATTTAAATAATGAATTCCGTCATCGCCTGCAATCGGTGGCCGGTATTATGGTTACCTCGGTGGCTTCTGCCGATGAAACCGTATCTGGCGGTCAAAAGCCAATTATGATTTCAATTAAAGGGCCTGAACTGAGTGAATTACAGAAAATTTCTGATCGCTTTATGCAGGAAATGACTAAAATCGAGGGTATTGTCGATTTAGAGTCCTCCTTAAAAGCGCCTAAACCGACTTTAAGCATACAGGTTAATCGTGTTCTGGCCAGTGATCTCGGTTTATCGGTCAACCAGATTGCCAATGTCGTCCGCCCTCTGATTGCTGGTGATGACGTCACTACCTGGCAAGATGAACAAGGCGAAACCTATGATGTCAACTTGCGTCTCACTGAAGACCAACGTACGCTTCCAGGTGATTTACAGAACATGTACATCACTTCAAATAAAACTGATGCTGCGGGGCAACCGATCCTGATTCCGCTATCCAGTGTGGCAAATTTTGAGGAAAAACTTGGTGCTTCACAAATTAACCGGCGTGATCTGGCACGTGAAGTACTGGTTGAAGCCAATACTGCTGGCCGGCCTGCGGGCGACATCGGCTCGGATATAGAAAAAATGCAAGCAAGTTTCGAGCTTCCGCCTGGTTATAGCTTCGATACTCAAGGCTCAAATGCCGATATGGCTGAGTCTGCCGGCTATGCCCTAACCGCAATTACCTTATCGATCGTATTTATTTATATTGTATTGGGTTCGCAGTTCAACAGTTTTATTCATCCCGCCGCCATTATGGCCTCCCTGCCGTTATCACTGGTCGGGGTATTTTTAGCCCTTTTCCTGTTTAACTCGACCATGAACCTGTTCTCGATCATTGGCATTATCATGTTAATGGGCTTGGTCACCAAGAATGCGATTCTGCTGATTGACTTTATTAAAAAGGCAATGGACCGGGGAGAAGCGCGTTATGAGGCCATTATTGCAGCCGGTAAAACCCGTTTACGTCCTATTCTGATGACTACCAGTGCCATGGTCATGGGTATGGTGCCGCTTGCACTTGGACTAGGTGAAGGTGGAGAGCAAAGTGCACCAATGGCACATGCAGTCATTGGGGGGGTCATTACCTCGACCCTGCTTACCTTGGTTGTAGTACCGGTAATTTTCACTTACCTGGATGATGTAAAGAATTTTATGCTGCGCCATATGCGTAAAATCATGTCATAA
- a CDS encoding proline--tRNA ligase, which yields MRASRFLFATLRETPNDAEVISHQLMLRAGMIRKLASGLYTWLPMGVRVLNKVAAIVREEMNNAGSLEVFMPVTQPASLWEESGRYVEYGPELLRFKDRHDTPFVLGPTHEEVITDLARNELKSYKQLPVNFYQVQTKFRDEIRPRFGVMRSREFIMKDAYSFHANQESLQKTYDAMYEAYCKIFSRLGLDFRPVQADTGSIGGSGSHEFHVLASSGEDDIAFSTESDYAANIEMAEAILVGERAAPAQALKIVDTPNQKTIADVSAFLATDPAHSVKALLVQGVATEEAKAVPVVALFLRGDHELNEIKAEKHPLIAAPLTFATEEQIKALGLTAGFVGPQGLVEKGITVIVDRAASVLSDFVAGANEADKHATGVNWERDAQFTEVYDLRNVVEGDPSPDGKGVLQIKRGIEVGHIFQLGKKYSEALGCKVLGEDGKPFTVTMGCYGIGVTRVVASAIEQNFDEKGIIWPMAIAPFEVAIVPMNAHKSPRTLEAAEALYTELQAAGFDVLLDDRNERPGVKFSDLELTGIPHRIVVGEKGLDAGTFEYKGRRDAESVNLSKEELLAKIAK from the coding sequence ATGCGCGCGAGTCGCTTTTTATTTGCAACGTTAAGAGAAACCCCGAATGATGCTGAAGTTATTTCACATCAGCTGATGCTTCGTGCCGGTATGATTCGTAAGTTGGCTTCAGGTCTATACACTTGGCTGCCGATGGGCGTTCGCGTATTAAATAAAGTGGCTGCGATCGTTCGTGAAGAAATGAATAATGCTGGTTCACTTGAAGTCTTTATGCCTGTAACCCAACCGGCTTCACTTTGGGAAGAGTCAGGCCGTTATGTAGAATATGGTCCTGAACTGTTACGCTTTAAAGATCGTCATGACACTCCTTTTGTGCTGGGTCCAACGCATGAAGAGGTCATCACGGATCTGGCACGTAATGAATTAAAGAGCTACAAACAGCTGCCAGTCAACTTCTATCAGGTACAAACCAAATTCCGTGATGAAATTCGTCCACGTTTTGGCGTCATGCGTTCACGTGAATTCATCATGAAAGATGCTTATTCTTTCCATGCAAATCAGGAATCACTGCAAAAAACCTATGATGCAATGTATGAGGCCTACTGCAAAATCTTTAGCCGTTTAGGTCTGGATTTCCGTCCGGTACAGGCAGATACAGGTTCAATCGGGGGGTCTGGTTCGCACGAATTCCATGTTTTGGCTTCTAGCGGTGAAGATGATATTGCATTCTCAACTGAATCAGACTATGCAGCCAATATTGAAATGGCTGAAGCAATTTTAGTCGGTGAGCGTGCTGCTCCAGCTCAAGCACTGAAAATTGTTGATACTCCCAATCAAAAGACCATTGCTGATGTTTCTGCATTCTTAGCGACTGATCCTGCGCATTCAGTTAAAGCCCTGCTGGTTCAAGGTGTTGCTACTGAAGAAGCCAAAGCTGTACCAGTGGTTGCGCTATTCCTCCGTGGCGATCATGAACTGAATGAAATTAAAGCTGAAAAACATCCTTTAATTGCAGCGCCACTGACTTTTGCCACTGAAGAGCAAATCAAAGCGCTTGGTTTGACTGCCGGTTTTGTAGGCCCACAAGGTCTGGTTGAAAAAGGGATTACCGTCATCGTTGATCGTGCTGCGTCTGTACTGTCTGACTTTGTTGCGGGTGCCAATGAAGCGGACAAACATGCGACTGGTGTCAACTGGGAGCGTGATGCACAGTTTACTGAAGTTTATGACCTGCGTAATGTGGTGGAAGGCGATCCTTCTCCAGATGGTAAAGGCGTACTTCAAATTAAACGTGGTATTGAAGTCGGTCATATCTTCCAGTTAGGTAAAAAATACTCTGAAGCTTTAGGCTGTAAAGTTCTCGGTGAAGATGGCAAGCCGTTCACTGTGACCATGGGTTGTTACGGTATTGGTGTAACCCGTGTGGTTGCTTCTGCCATTGAGCAGAACTTTGATGAAAAAGGCATTATCTGGCCAATGGCCATTGCACCATTTGAAGTTGCGATTGTGCCAATGAATGCACATAAATCACCACGCACTCTGGAAGCAGCCGAAGCACTCTATACTGAGCTTCAAGCTGCGGGCTTTGATGTGCTTCTGGATGATCGTAATGAGCGCCCAGGCGTAAAATTCTCTGATCTTGAGTTAACGGGCATTCCACACCGGATCGTAGTGGGAGAAAAAGGTTTGGATGCAGGCACCTTTGAATACAAAGGTCGTCGTGATGCAGAATCAGTCAACCTGTCTAAAGAAGAATTACTGGCTAAAATTGCCAAATAA
- a CDS encoding DUF6160 family protein encodes MKTKSQFKLLTVCICMAQQSYALELIKDQDLGSVTGQDGIIITHEISKAEVNQVNWYDPNPISNTKMGLGLHHVKIEGIKQKPIISTFAMHVGATEKGAGLRLEASVDPLQLKADLNIVKNNCNEAPCVQSKQNLGELGIDMKSPFNLVLQTTSGLFNKDSKTHINFQLKNTSISHSLNSNSLILNDFNFNFEGEGYMYVDAKEGVVLATSNGIEGVDKNTVNLNKVGNNPGVNIDFRYSTPSNERKNIIRMGASGAVTNAKIFLNADQAGIKNFGTPSRSSSSTSYSELGSGGLHFGVAADILSKGHAALKPGQMPTTLEIGHTGTGSYAIEFSRLRALTQQANASINFGDIYINTIQKAKTLDFVINKNMQDTLAKASPILAQTLNNTTEGGDFALIAIRGMDFQTIASRARFISQTAPANNDTGTWGIGIPIYNLNANLALTGATYGTEHKKGIAYNLMASTDGYGVDGPKGPSTTSMILIDGHNGVHGEAVNYYAGLRNIDTFIESQGVIGYEDEGIYVRADKLLFAANAEIAVGQLPGSKYNCASSVSAKCNGVIADDIFAKKEDVLNTLAFKLDGKGELMIIPGVESINATPETNFLSLKANFEFTPLTESSPEYLGSYISLSTEDTIAGVTKKSSLNLNKLQGHVGLNGQIYLKENAVALDTQVQLNYKSTLSNRGHGVPFKAEMAMSPSGTTMQKIADIAITGGTLRSTLGITPR; translated from the coding sequence ATGAAAACTAAATCGCAGTTCAAATTACTTACCGTCTGTATATGTATGGCACAGCAGAGCTATGCTCTGGAATTGATTAAAGATCAGGACTTAGGCAGTGTGACTGGTCAAGATGGGATTATTATTACCCATGAAATTTCAAAAGCGGAAGTCAATCAGGTGAACTGGTATGACCCTAATCCCATCTCAAATACAAAAATGGGTTTAGGTCTACATCATGTAAAAATTGAAGGAATTAAGCAAAAGCCTATTATTAGTACTTTTGCTATGCATGTCGGAGCAACCGAGAAGGGGGCAGGATTAAGACTTGAAGCCAGTGTAGATCCGCTCCAGCTCAAAGCTGATCTGAATATTGTAAAAAATAATTGTAATGAGGCTCCTTGTGTACAAAGCAAGCAGAATCTTGGTGAGTTAGGAATTGATATGAAATCTCCTTTCAATCTGGTTCTGCAAACTACATCAGGCCTATTTAACAAAGATAGCAAAACCCATATCAATTTTCAGTTGAAAAACACCTCAATTAGCCACAGTTTAAATAGCAATAGCTTGATATTAAATGATTTCAACTTCAATTTTGAAGGGGAAGGATACATGTATGTGGATGCCAAGGAAGGGGTGGTTTTAGCAACGTCTAATGGTATTGAAGGGGTTGATAAAAATACAGTTAACCTGAATAAAGTTGGAAATAACCCAGGTGTAAATATAGATTTTCGCTATAGCACACCATCGAATGAGCGTAAAAATATTATCCGTATGGGCGCTTCAGGTGCAGTTACCAATGCCAAAATTTTCTTAAATGCTGATCAGGCAGGTATTAAAAACTTTGGTACACCTAGTCGCTCCTCATCAAGCACAAGTTATAGTGAACTGGGGAGTGGGGGACTGCATTTTGGAGTGGCGGCAGATATTTTAAGTAAAGGTCATGCAGCATTAAAACCTGGCCAGATGCCTACAACACTTGAAATTGGCCACACGGGTACAGGAAGTTATGCAATTGAGTTTTCAAGATTAAGGGCATTAACCCAGCAGGCGAATGCTTCTATTAATTTTGGCGATATTTATATAAATACAATCCAAAAAGCCAAAACACTTGATTTTGTCATTAATAAAAATATGCAGGATACTCTGGCGAAGGCAAGCCCAATTTTAGCGCAGACTTTAAATAATACGACTGAGGGTGGTGATTTTGCCCTGATTGCCATACGGGGCATGGATTTCCAGACTATTGCTTCACGTGCACGTTTTATTTCACAGACTGCTCCAGCAAATAATGATACTGGAACCTGGGGAATTGGTATTCCTATTTATAATCTGAATGCCAATCTTGCACTGACAGGAGCGACTTATGGCACAGAGCATAAAAAAGGTATTGCCTACAATCTTATGGCTTCGACCGACGGATACGGGGTCGATGGTCCAAAAGGCCCAAGTACTACCTCTATGATCTTGATTGATGGACACAATGGGGTACATGGTGAAGCGGTCAACTATTATGCGGGTTTGCGTAATATTGATACTTTTATTGAGTCGCAGGGCGTAATTGGTTATGAAGATGAAGGAATCTATGTTCGGGCAGACAAGTTACTTTTTGCAGCAAATGCGGAAATTGCTGTCGGTCAGTTGCCAGGTTCAAAATATAATTGTGCCAGTTCAGTTTCAGCTAAATGTAATGGTGTCATAGCAGATGATATTTTTGCTAAGAAAGAGGATGTTTTAAATACATTGGCCTTTAAATTAGATGGTAAGGGTGAGCTCATGATTATTCCGGGCGTAGAAAGTATCAACGCAACGCCCGAAACCAATTTTTTATCGCTCAAGGCCAATTTTGAATTTACTCCATTAACAGAATCCTCACCCGAATATTTAGGGAGTTATATCAGTTTAAGCACTGAAGATACGATTGCGGGTGTAACTAAGAAATCAAGTTTAAATTTAAATAAATTACAGGGTCATGTGGGTTTAAACGGGCAAATTTATTTAAAGGAAAATGCTGTAGCCTTGGACACTCAGGTGCAACTGAATTATAAGTCAACCTTGTCCAATAGAGGGCATGGTGTACCTTTTAAAGCTGAAATGGCGATGTCACCTTCAGGTACGACTATGCAAAAAATTGCGGATATCGCAATTACTGGTGGCACATTAAGAAGTACGCTGGGAATTACACCGCGATAA
- a CDS encoding TAXI family TRAP transporter solute-binding subunit — MNKWIKLSVMGLALSGVVACSNDNAQNKSNSQAASGESVAADKLQTHFVNIATGGASGPYNVIGTGLAEIYNKTYGVSSKTQTTGASVENLNLLKQDKVEMAFVMSDSLTEAINGQGSFSAKIDNVQQIAALYPNYVQIVTSKRSGIKNIEDLKGKRIAVGAQNSGVEVNARSLLNGFGITYKDVKVDYLGYAEAADALKGGKLDAAFLTSGLPNSSLMELQQGFDLQLVSINPDKVKAIAKDQAYFLPMTIPKGTYGNAEDIPTAAIMNALVVRSDLSTDDVYKLTKTFFSSLDQLANSHQAAKEITLEGAQKGLVAPLHPGAQKFYDENTAN; from the coding sequence ATGAATAAATGGATCAAGCTTTCAGTCATGGGTTTAGCGCTATCAGGCGTAGTTGCTTGCTCGAATGATAATGCACAAAATAAATCGAATAGTCAGGCTGCATCCGGCGAAAGTGTGGCTGCAGATAAACTGCAAACCCATTTTGTCAATATTGCCACAGGTGGTGCCTCAGGTCCTTATAATGTCATTGGGACAGGATTGGCTGAAATCTATAACAAGACCTACGGCGTGAGTTCTAAAACTCAGACCACTGGTGCTTCTGTCGAAAACCTGAATTTATTGAAACAAGACAAAGTTGAAATGGCTTTTGTCATGAGTGACAGCTTAACTGAGGCGATCAATGGCCAAGGCAGTTTTAGTGCCAAAATTGACAACGTGCAGCAGATTGCTGCTCTTTATCCCAACTATGTACAAATCGTGACTTCGAAGCGTTCTGGGATTAAAAATATTGAAGATCTCAAAGGCAAACGTATTGCGGTGGGTGCCCAGAACTCAGGTGTAGAAGTGAATGCACGTAGCCTGCTGAATGGTTTTGGCATTACTTATAAGGATGTAAAAGTAGATTATCTTGGTTATGCTGAAGCAGCGGATGCTTTAAAAGGTGGCAAGCTGGATGCAGCCTTTCTGACCAGCGGCCTCCCAAACTCTTCTCTGATGGAATTACAACAGGGCTTTGATCTGCAACTGGTGAGTATCAATCCTGACAAAGTCAAAGCCATTGCCAAAGATCAGGCTTATTTCCTGCCGATGACCATCCCCAAAGGGACCTATGGCAATGCTGAAGATATTCCAACAGCGGCGATCATGAATGCACTGGTGGTTCGCTCAGACTTGTCTACTGATGATGTATATAAGCTGACCAAGACTTTCTTCTCCAGTCTCGATCAACTCGCCAACTCACATCAGGCTGCTAAAGAAATCACTTTAGAAGGTGCACAAAAAGGTCTGGTGGCTCCACTACATCCGGGCGCGCAAAAATTCTATGATGAGAATACAGCGAACTGA
- a CDS encoding LysE family translocator, with protein MVSWFFIGLVISILLTPGPTNTLLASSGIQVGFKKAFRLIPAEAFGYLIAITFWGILIGKISVYFPPLPHILKLFSAAYILFLALKLWRTAELDENFEQLTILARELFFATLLNPKALLFASAIFPVMVWKSSLYYVTYMLVFLALLIPIAFFWTFLGTILARKNNRWLNQKNLQKTASIILMSFSVPLSYSALLSL; from the coding sequence ATGGTTTCATGGTTTTTTATTGGTTTGGTGATAAGTATTCTATTAACACCCGGCCCAACCAATACTTTATTGGCATCGTCGGGCATCCAGGTCGGGTTTAAGAAAGCTTTTCGTCTTATTCCTGCAGAAGCCTTTGGTTATTTGATTGCAATTACTTTTTGGGGCATTTTAATCGGAAAGATCTCGGTTTATTTTCCTCCACTTCCTCATATTCTCAAACTGTTTAGTGCAGCCTATATTCTTTTTCTGGCCCTGAAATTATGGCGTACGGCAGAGCTGGATGAAAATTTTGAGCAGCTAACCATTCTTGCACGTGAATTGTTCTTTGCGACTTTACTGAACCCTAAAGCATTACTGTTTGCTTCGGCTATTTTTCCGGTGATGGTTTGGAAAAGCAGTCTCTATTATGTGACTTATATGCTGGTATTCTTGGCCTTACTGATTCCAATTGCATTTTTCTGGACATTTTTAGGCACAATTCTGGCGCGTAAAAATAATCGCTGGCTAAATCAGAAGAACCTGCAAAAGACCGCTTCGATTATTTTAATGAGCTTTTCTGTGCCTTTAAGCTACTCCGCACTGCTTAGCTTATAA
- a CDS encoding DUF1850 domain-containing protein produces MKWIQGAAIAALFSWAAFFISCVWLTFPYIFVEVREQNFQCKIDQKSFQLSWIHSVEKTQWKERYLQDENDLILAETQFISFGAGTPDQGTITRQDDGSIHIQINRKLKELNWVISRRMQGKIESADRVWNIYQDFPDYSTVQISIKKDSLWKKRGLNDCL; encoded by the coding sequence ATGAAATGGATACAAGGTGCAGCGATTGCTGCACTTTTTAGTTGGGCTGCTTTTTTTATTAGCTGTGTTTGGCTGACATTTCCTTATATTTTTGTTGAAGTGAGAGAACAAAATTTTCAGTGCAAAATTGACCAGAAATCTTTTCAGCTCAGCTGGATACATTCGGTAGAAAAAACACAGTGGAAAGAACGCTATCTTCAAGATGAAAACGATTTGATTCTGGCAGAAACACAGTTCATTTCATTTGGCGCAGGTACACCTGACCAAGGCACCATTACGCGGCAGGATGATGGTAGCATTCATATACAGATCAACCGAAAATTGAAAGAACTCAACTGGGTCATTTCGCGCAGGATGCAGGGAAAAATTGAGAGTGCTGATCGGGTCTGGAATATTTATCAGGATTTTCCCGACTACAGTACGGTACAGATCTCTATAAAAAAAGACAGCCTATGGAAAAAAAGAGGTTTAAATGACTGCCTATGA
- the dcd gene encoding dCTP deaminase, with amino-acid sequence MAIKSDRWIREMSEKHGMIEPYAENQIRLDENGQKLISYGVSSYGYDVRCAREFKVFTNVHSAIVDPKNFDEKSFIDIESDVCIIPPNSFALARTVEYFRIPRNVLTVCLGKSTYARCGIIVNVTPLEPEWEGHVTLEFSNTTNLPARIYAGEGVAQMLFFESDEVCETSYKDRGGKYQGQTGVTLPKA; translated from the coding sequence ATGGCAATTAAGTCTGATCGTTGGATTCGCGAAATGAGCGAAAAACACGGCATGATTGAACCGTATGCAGAAAACCAGATTCGTCTGGATGAGAATGGTCAAAAACTGATCTCTTATGGCGTTTCAAGCTATGGCTATGACGTGCGCTGTGCACGTGAATTCAAAGTGTTTACCAATGTTCATTCTGCAATTGTCGATCCAAAGAACTTTGATGAAAAAAGCTTTATCGATATTGAGTCGGATGTATGTATTATTCCACCGAACTCATTTGCTTTGGCGCGTACAGTAGAATATTTCCGTATTCCGAGAAATGTACTCACCGTTTGTCTGGGGAAATCGACCTATGCGCGTTGCGGAATTATTGTAAACGTTACTCCGCTTGAACCAGAGTGGGAAGGTCATGTCACGCTTGAATTTTCAAACACGACCAATTTGCCTGCCCGTATTTATGCTGGTGAAGGGGTGGCGCAAATGCTGTTTTTTGAATCTGATGAAGTGTGTGAAACATCTTACAAAGACCGGGGTGGTAAATATCAAGGTCAGACCGGTGTGACGCTGCCGAAGGCTTAA